TCCATGAAGCCGCGGTGGGTGAGGAAGCGCGGGTCTTCGGCCGTCATGATGGCCGACTTGAGGTAGCCGGCCACGTCGTCGTAGCGCGTGAAATCAGGGTTGGAGGGCCCCACGGGGAAGGTGCGCAGCGAGTCGCCCTTGTCGTTGTAAGCGGTGTAGGCGAAGTCGCCGTTGAGCTTGCCCAGGTCTTCGGCCCCGAAGCGGGTGAGGCGGAAATCCTTGCTGGCTTGCAGCGACGATTTGAGGTGCAGGCTGTCGACCTGGGCCAGGTCCACGTCGGCGCGCAGGTGGTAGGCCAGCGTGCCCGTGCCCTGGGTGCCGGCCACCACGTCGAACATGCCCTCGGGCAGCGAAGCGAAAAAGGCGTTGGTGGGGACCGCGTCGGAGTCGATGCGCAGGCGCACGGCCAGCTTGGGCTTGAGGCGCACCGAAATTTCGGGGTGGAACACCAACTGATTGAGCACCACGCGCGAGCCTTCCTCCAGGGCCACGGTGGCGCGGCCCAGCGAGGCCACAAAATCGAGCTGCCCGCGGTGCACCACGATGTCCTCCGCGCCCAGGCGGGGCTGGTAGAGGCTGAAGTTGCGGGCCGCCAGCGAGCCGCGCACCGTGAGCTTGCCGCCGGTGTCGTCGTCGGCAAAGTCCTTGCCCGTCATGCGCACCAGCACCGTGTCGAAGCTCACCAGGGCCCCGAAGCGGCGCGGCACGTAGGGCAGCTGCACCGAGCTGCCCACGCCAAACACGCGCGCCGTGAGGGCGTAGTCGCCGGCCTCGACGTGGCCGTTGATGCCCAGCTCGTTCACCACCGAATCGACGTTGGCCGTGAGGCGGCCGCTGATGTCGCCGTCCTCAATTTTCAGGCGCGGCATGGTGAGCAGCGCCTGGTGGCGGGGCCCGTCGTAGCGCACCACAAAATCCTGAAAGTCGGCTTGGCCGGGCACGTTGCCGAAGCCGGCTTCGAGCACTTGGTTCAGCAGCAGGCCGTAGTTGCGGCCCTGGGCCGCATCGCGCGGGGCCACCGCCGGCTGTTTTTTCTTGTTCAGCAAAAAGCCGAAGTTGTCGGTGGTGGCCGTTTTGTGGGCGGTGAGGCGGGCGTGCTGGATTTGCAAATCCGAAAACACCGGCCGGCCCGCAAACAGCGACCGTACGCTCAGGCTGGCTTGCAGGCGGCGGGCGGTGAGCAGCGTATCGGCGGGGCGAGCAGTGGGCACCACGCTCATGCCCCTGATTTCGACCGTGTTGAAATCGGTAAACTGGGCGGGGCCCAGGGCCAGCGTCACCGGGTATTTGCGCTCCACGCGAGCCTTCACCTCGCGCAAGGCGTAAGCCAGCAGCTGCTGGCGCTTCCACTGAAAAAGGCCGAACGCCAGCAGCAGCAGCACCGCGAAAGCGCCCGCCACGCCGATAATAATCCGTTTGGTGGAAGGGGAAATGCGCACAGAGCAGAAAAAAGGGTTCGGGTAGTCGAGGCCAAAGGTAGGAAGAACGCAGGGGCCCCGGCCCGGGTTCGGGCGCCGCCCGGGGGGCCCCGCCGGCCGGGGGCCCTACTTTTGCGCCATGCTTTCGCCCCTCACCGCCCTCTCGCCCCTCGACGGGCGCTACCACCGCACCACGGCCGCCCTGGCCCCCTACTTCTCCGAGCTGGCCCTGATGCGCTACCGCGTGCGGGTCGAAGTGGAGTACTTCATTGCCCTGGCCCAGCTGCCGCTGCCCCAGTTGCACGGCGTGTCGCCCGCCGTTTTTCCGGCCCTGCGCCGGCTCTACGCCGAGTTTGGCGAGGCCCAGGCCCAGGCCATCAAGGCCCACGAGGCCGTGACGAACCACGACGTGAAAGCGGTGGAATACTTCCTACGCGACGAGTTTACAAAGCTGGGGCTGGGCAATGCGCTGGAGTTCATTCACTTCGGCCTCACCTCGCAAGATGTTAATAATACGGCCATCCCGCTCAGCCTCAAAGAGGCCTGGGCCGACGCGCTGGGGCCCCAGTTTGCCGCCGTCACGGGCCGCCTGACGGCGCTGGCCATTGCCTGGGGCCCCATCCCCATGCTGGCCCGCACCCACGGCCAGCCCGCCTCGCCCACCCGGTTGGGCAAGGAAATTGAGGTATTCGTGGCCCGGCTCGAAGGCCAGCTGGCGCTGCTGGCCCAGGTGCCCTACGCGGCCAAGTTCGGCGGGGCCACGGGCGGCTTCAACGCCCACTTCGTGGCCTACCCGGATTCCGACTGGCACGGCTTCGCCCGGCAGTTTGTGGAGGAAACCCTAGGCCTGACCCGCACCTTCCCCACTACCCAGATCGAGCCCTACGACAACCTGGCGGCCTTCTGCGACGGTGTCAAGCGCCTCAATACCATCTTAATTGACCTATGCCGCGACGTGTGGCAGTACATCGCCATGGGCTACTTCCGCCAGACGGTGAAGGCCGGCGAAGTGGGCTCGTCGGCGATGCCGCACAAGGTGAACCCCATCGATTTCGAGAACGCCGAGGGCAACCTGGGCGTGGCCAACGCCCTGCTGGAGCACTTCGCGGCCAAGCTGCCGATTTCCCGTTTGCAGCGCGACCTCACCGACTCGACGGTGCTGCGCAACCTGGGCGTGCCGCTGGGCCACACGCTCATCGCGCTGAACTCGCTGCTGCGCGGCCTGGGCAAGCTGGCCCTCGACGAAGCCGCCCTGGCCCGCGACCTGGAAGCCAACTGGGCCGTGGTGGCCGAGGGCATCCAAACCATCCTGCGCCGCGAGAACTACCCCGACCCCTACAACGCCCTCAAACAGCTCACACGCACCGGCGAGGCCATTTCGGCCGCCACCATCGCCCGCTTCGTAGACGAGCTGAACGTGGCCGACGGCGTGAAAGCCGAGCTTAGGGCCCTCACGCCAGCCACCTACGTGGGGCAATGAAATATTCATTCATAGTTCATTATTTTAGCGCGCACTAACGCACTGGGTCATTGGGGGCTCGGCAGGTTAGCTCCCGCTAAGTATGACCGACGTTGACTTAATCGAAGCCAAAATCCGCGAGGTGGCGGCGACCGACGGAATTTACCCTGGGGTAACCATCGTGCACAACACCCGCACCACCACGGTAGAGTACATGTCGGCCAACGGCTTGCGTGAGCTGCACACCACGCTAGCCGAGTTGCGTGCCCTGGGCCCCGATTATTTTCCGCACTACTTCAACGTGCAGGAAGCCCAGGATTATGTACCGAAGATATTTGCCTTGCTGGAACAGAACGACCTGGACCAGAGCATTTCATTTTTCCAACAGGTGCGCTCTGGCCCCGGGGCCCCGTTTGCCTGGTACCTCAGCGCCACGCGCCTGCTGCTGCGCGGCACCGACGGCCGGCCGCTGCTGACCATTACCATGGCCCACGCCATCGAGCCCGCCAGCCACGTCACGCGCAAAGTGCAGCGGCTGCTCGAGGAGAACAACTTCCTGCGCAGCCACCACACCCGCTTTGCCACCCTCACCCGCCGCGAGCGCGAGATTCTGCGCGGCGTGGCCTTGGGCCAAACGGCCCAGGAAAGCGCCGGCCACCTGTTCATCTCGCCCCAAACCACTGAAACCCACCGCCGCAACTTGCGTCGCAAGCTGCAAGTCGAGTCGGCGTTCGAGTTGGGCCAGTACGCCCGGGCGTTCGATTTGATTTAGCCCGCCACTCCGGGAGCGCCGCGCCCTTGACGCGCGCCTGCTGCCGATGCGCAAACCCTGGCTGGGGCCCTACTTTTACCGCTCGTCCCTTCTGCCCCCTGCGTGTCCGAATTCCTCCACGACGTTCCCGTTCGCCCCGATTGCCGCCACTTTCGCGGCGACTTGCCCTGCCGCCCCAACAAAGAGCACGGCTACACCTGCGCCGATTGCCCGGTGTACGCCCCCGTCGGCAAGCGCATTCTACTGATCAAGCTCGGGGCCATCGGCGACGTGATTCGGACCACACCGCTGCTGCGGCGGCTGCGGCACGAGCACCCGGGCTGCTTCATCACCTGGCTCACGCTCACGCCGGCCATTTTGCCGCAGCGCGAAGTCGACGAGATTCTGAAGTTTGACTACGCCAGCGCCTTGCAGCTCCAGGCCCGCCGGTTCGACGTCGCCATCAACCTCGACAAGGAAAAGGAAGCTTGCGCCCTGCTGCTAAATGTGCGCGCCGAGGCCAAGTTTGGCTACACCCTGCGCGAATACGACGGCGTGCCCTGGCCCGTAAACGCGCTGGCCGACCACAAATTTCTCACTGGCGTGTTCGACCAGCTTAGCCTGGCCAACACCCAGCCCTACGTGCAGGAAATCTTCGAGCTGTGCGGCTTCGATTTCCGGGGCGAAGAGTACGTGTTCGATGCCCACGACGACCGCGGCTACGACTGGGGGGCCCTGCCGCTCGCCGCCCAGGGCCCCCGCATCGGCCTGAACACCGGCTGCGGCGACCGGTGGACCACCCGCCTCTGGAGCACCGAGAAGTGGATCGGGCTCATCCACGGCCTGCAAGCCGCCGGCTACGCCCCCGTGCTACTCGGCGGCGAGGCCGAGCACCCGCGCAACCTGGAGCTGCAAGCGGCCACCGGCGCCGCCTACCCCGGCACCTTCCCCCTGCCCCAGTTTATCAACCTGATGAACCAGATGCAGGGCGTTGTCACCCAGGTCACGATGGGTATGCACATCAGCATCGCCCTGCGCAAGCCCACCATCCTCATGAACAACATCTTCAACCCCCACGAATTCGACCTCTACGGCCGCGGTCAGCTCGTGGGGCCCAACCGCCAGTGCGTGTGCTTCTACCGTGGCACCTGCAAGCTCGGCACCAGCTGCATGGAAGCCTTACCCGCCGAAAAAGTGCTGCAAGCCGTGCGCGAAAGCGTACCGCTGTAATGTAGCGTGGACTCTGTGAGTCCGCGACGCTCGCTTCGTCCCACCGATTACCGGTGGGCAACCATTCGAAGCCGCGGCTTGCAAAGTCCACGCTACAATCCGGCCACTTCCTTTAGGGCCCCCACCATCACGTCCCACGAAAACTTGCGGGCTTCCTGCCGCACGCCGGCGGCGAAGGCTTCTTCCCGCTTATTCGCGTAAAAATCCACCAGCGCGTCGGCCAGGGCCCCGGGGGTGGGTGGCACTACGTAGCCCACCACGCCGTCCGGAATCAGCTCGGCCAGGCCGCCCACGTCAGTCACCAGCATGGGCCGCCCAAAGTGGTAAGCCACCTGCGAGACGCCGCTCTGCGTGGCGTGCTTGTAGGGCTGCACCACCATATCGGCCGCGCAGAAATAATTGGCTACCTGCTCGTTGGGAATGAAATCGGTGGCGCGCACCATGCGGCTTTCCAACTGATATTTATTAACCAAGGCCTCGTAAGGCACAGCGTCTTCGTAGAACTCACCGGCAATAATTAGCTTCACCGGCAGGGCCTCCAAGCGCGGGTCGGCCCAGGCTTCAAGCAAAATATCGAGCCCTTTGTAGGCGCGGATAAATCCAAAAAACAATAGGTACCCCACGTCGGCTGGCAGGCCCAGTGCGGCCAGCGCCGCGGCCTTGGGTTTGGGGGCCCCAAAGTTGTCGTAGAGCGGGTGCGGCCGGTACAGCGCCGGCTTGCGGCCGAAGCCCAGCCGCTGCAAATCGGCTAGCACAGCGCGGCTCATGGTCACGAAACCGTCGCAGGCGCTGAGAAAATAGCGCGTCAGGGGCCCGTCGCCGGGCCTTTTCTCGTGCGGAATCACATTGTCGGTGATGGCCACCACGCGGGTGCGCCTGTTGCCGCGCGCCAGCCGCGCCACCGTGCCCAGCGAGGGCCCCATAAACGGCAGCCAGAACCGAAACACTACCAAATCGGGCCGCTCGCGGCGCAGCCGCCGCCCCACCGCCCACCACGACAGCGGGTTCACCGAATTCAGGCTCACCTCAATGTCTAAATCCGGGGGCCCCGGCTCGGTGCTGAACTGCGTTTGGCCCGGAAACAAAAAATTCGGGTATTGCAGCGAAAACGTGACGATTCGCACCTCGTCGCCCGCCGCGCGAAACGCCCGGGCCAGCCGCTCGTTGTAGGTGGCCAGCCCGCCGCGCAGCGGGTAGGCCGGCCCGATGATGACCACGCGCATACCGAAGGTTATTTGATGGTGTCGCGCACCAGGTAGTCGTTGCGGTGCGAGCCGTTGAGTTGCACCATCTCGGCCAGGAAGCCCGATAGAAACAGCATCACGCCGATGATAACCGCCGTGAGCGACAAGAAGAACAGCGGCTGGTCGGTCACGTTGCGCGCCCGCAGGTTGTGCAGCGACAGGTACACTTTTTCGCCCGTCAGCCACAGCGTCATCACCATGCCAAGGAAGAACGACAGAGCCCCCAGCGTGCCAAAAAAGTGCATCGGCCGCCGCCGAAACCGGCTCACAAACGTGATGCTGGCCAAGTCCAGGAAGCCGTACACGAACCGCTCCAGACCAAATTTGGTCACGCCGTACTTTCGCTCCTGGTGCTGCACCACCTTCTCGCCAATCTTGCGGAAGCCGTTCCATTTGGCGATGACGGGGATGTAGCGGTGCATTTCGCCGTACACCTCAATGCTTTTCACCACCCGCTGGTCGTAGGCCTTCAGGCCGCAGTTGAAATCGTGCAGCGGGATGCCCGAAATCCAGCGCGTGGCGCCGTTGAAGAGCTTGGTGGGAATCGTTTTAGACAGCGGGTCGTAGCGTTTCTGCTTCCAGCCACTCACCAGGTCAAACTTGTCCTCCGTAATCATGCGGTACAGCTCGGGCAGCTCCTCGGGCGAGTCTTGCAAATCGGCGTCCATGGTGCACACCACGCGTCCCCGCACCGCCTGAAAGCCCACATTCAGGGCCGCCGACTTGCCGTAGTTGCGGTTGAAGCGGATACCGCGCAGAGCCGCATCGCGGGCCGCCAGTTCTTCAATCACCGCCCACGAGTCGTCCGTCGAACCGTCGTCAATCAGCAATACTTCGTAGCTCAGGCCCTGCGCCGTCAGCACCCGCGCAATCCAGCGCGTGAGTTCCGGCAACGATTCGGCCTCGTTCAGCAGGGGTATAACGATGGACAGCTCCACCGGAAAAGACGCAAGGGGCTTATTCAAACTCAGGTTTAGCATTTTTAGTGATGGCGGCGATGACCAGCGAAAACACCAAGCCCAGCAGAAAGCCGCTCACAATGCCAATGGCCAACCCAATGGGGCCCGTCGAGAACTTCATGCTCATGCCAATGGCTTGCTCAATTTGCGCACTGCTCATGGTGCCAGCTTCCTCAAACTTGGCCCGCATTTGGTCCATCACGCGCGCGGTCATGTCGGGGTCGATGAAAGTGCGGTAAGCGTAGTTGAACACGGCCGACAGTGCGCCACTTATTCCGCCCACTAGCACCCCAATACCCAGGCCCTGACCGTACGACATGTACCCCTCGTTGGCGGCTTTGAATGCCCTGTGCGCAAATACAATCCCAGCAATTATGATTACAAATGCTATCGAGGCCAGGCCGCCGTTGCCTTCCTTGCCGGTGGCTAGTAAGATAAACGTAAAAATGATGCTCACCAACCCCGTGAGTAAGCCGTAGCGAAGCCCCGTGGCAGTAGTCGTTACTGGAACAGTAGTAGAAGTTTCCATGAATAGAAAGAGAAATTATTCGCGAAAGAAAATACCCCCTGGCAAGCTAAATACCAAGCCCAGCAGCAGGACGGTTTGAAAGTTGGCCAGCGCCAAGTCATTCACCGTGATGCCCGCAATAACGGCACGCTGCTTGGGCGTGAGTTGCAGCGGCCCGCTTTTTTTGGTTGCGTTCGGCAATTGGGTCTGCATAATTTCAGCGATTTCCGCGCGATGCCGGGCCAGGGCCGGTTCGCCCGCTACCTGCCCCAGGCCCCACACGCTGCCCGCACACAGCCCAGCCGCCACCACAGTCGTGAGGCCCCCCACGCCCAGGGCTCGTCCCAGCCCCGACTTGGCCGGCCGCAGCTGCCGCCGCAGCGCCCACTGGCTGGCCAGCACGGCAAAGGGCACAAGTAGCTCAGCCAGCAACTGCTTGGGGCCAAAGGCGTTGTTGCCGGTTAGGTGCAGGCCCACAATCCAAAGGCCGCACACCAAGCCCACGCCGCCACCAAACCGCAGGGCCAACCGCCGCACGGGCTTCCAAGCATCGGTGGCCAGCGCCGCCGGGCCGGTAAGGGTATCAGTCATGCAATGCGTCAAAAGTAGGGCGGCAAGATACGGCCACGGCCCGTTTTGTGCTGCCCCTACAGTGGGCTACGCCGCTACCGCTGCCCGTGGGGCCCCAACTTTTGGCTTCCCAAACCGAATCAGTAGCGCTTCGGCCAGCAAGCACGCCAGCGCTAAGGCTAGGAAGTAGCGCCACAGCGGCTGCCCGCTGCGCTCAGCCTGCAACTGGGCCACTACGGCTTCATCCGCTCCGCCGTCGAGCACCCGAATGTTGCGTTGGCTGGGGCCCACCATCGCCCGCAGTTGTTCGGCCGAATAAGATGCTAACTCCGATTCCTTAGGGCTCAGATTGAATGCCACCGTAGCTACCGATTGCCCAGCTCGTTGCACTTGGTAAAACCCAGGATCTTCCAGGCTAGCCGGCACTTCCAGCCGCAATGCGTTGCCCTGCATCCGTTGCACGGGCAGCCAAGTGGCACTGTCGCGCACCAAGCGAAACTGCGTTTGGTCAGCTCCCTGACCGGGGCCCGCCACGGTCGGCACCGTTAGGCTGATTGTCGCCTGCGTCAAACGGTACGCCGGTTGCTGTTCGTCGCGGAAGCTGCGCATCGCCAGCTTGTATAGCACCGGCACGAAAAGCACATGCCCGGCAAAGTCAGAATACGCAGTTGTCAACGGCGCCGAAAAGACGTACACCTTACCAGTTCCGCTCCCAAATTCGGATAAGTAGCTTTCGCCATCGCGCAGCCGCAAAATATCCGCACCCGTACGGGCCCAGCGCAATACTGGCGCCGCCCGGGGCATGGCCACGGCGCGCGTGGGGGCCCCCAGCACATCCCTAAAAAACGGCTCCTGCGCACTGGGCACGGCCACCTCCCGTAGTTCCGGCGGCGTCCCTGGCAACTCCCACTTCACCGCACCTAAGCCCAAGTCGCGAAACAATTGCTGGTACGACGGGTGGCTAGTTGCTGGTCCGGCTGGCACAATTACCACACTCCCGCCCCCCACCACTAATGCGTGCAGAGCATCCCGTAGCTTACTGCCTATGGTCGGTATTGCCTGAATTAATACCAAATTGGCCTTGCGCAGAGCATCGTAATTAATACTTTCCGGCCGGGTAAAAGCATAGTCAAACAGTGGCTCGTTCCGGTACACACTCTGGGTAGCCGGCACCGCTCCCACTTCCAATACGCGAATATTTTTCGCAGCTTGTACGGTGAAGTAGTAAGCATTATCAAACACGACTGGTGCGTCTTCCACTATCACCCGTCCCCGCACCAAGCTCTGGTTAGGCAGTTGCACCTGCACCACCGAAACCACCATTTGCCCGCTATTCACCGTTACGCGAAATGCCGCCACCTGCTGGGGCCCCAGAAATACTTTTACTGGGCAATCAGCTACCGCTTCGCTGCCTCCATTTTTCAACCGAATGTGCAGCCCTAAGTTGGTCCGCTCACGCAGAAATGCCTCTTCAAACCAAACGCTATCCACGAAAACGTTACCAGTCCTAGCTCCTACCTCAGGCACTAACACCACCGGGCGCGTCGAACCGAACCCTTTAAAAAAATCAGGTTTGAAGCTGGACTGCTGAAAATCCGAAAACAGATATAACGGGTCGTTATTTTCGCCGCTAATTTCTAATGACTTAATCTTTTCCTCCACTAAAGCCGGTTTACTATTTGGTTGTAAGACAAGCAGTTTAGCCTTGTATAATGCTTGCGACACAGCAGTAATTCCGCTATTCATCAATCGAAATTGCGAAGTAGGGTACACTTTGCTCAATCCGTCAGCTTGCTTGATAGCCGTATTAAACAAGGCATCCTCTCCCTTCGCAGTCCTTCGCATACTGGGGGATGCGTCAACTATTACATCAATCGCACCAGTCGCTCCCCCAATCTCGTGTTTTTCGGCTGGAATAAATGGCTGGCAAAAGGCAACTACTAAAAACACCAAAAATGATATTCTATTAAGCAGTAGCAACAAGTGCTGTATCTTACGCTGCCTTGTTGTGGTTAAATCTACTTCCCGGATAAACCCAATATTAGTAAACAATACCCGTTGCGGTCGACGCAAGTGCAACAAGTGAATCAGAATGGGTATTGCCACCGATCCCAATCCCAGCAAAAATCGCGAATATTCTAAACGCATAGAGAAATGGCCTGATAATACCCGAAGTTACGGCCCCTGCTCTTGTCAGGAAATATATCAAACGATGAGGCTTGTTGTCAATTCCATCTTAGCTCGTCGCACAACGGCCCACCTTCCCTTGTATTGGGCAGTGTGTAAACACAAAACGCCTGCCGCTGATGAAAGCGGCAGGCGTTGGGGAATAAACGTTGGGGAATAAAATAAAGTTGGCGGCGACCGACTCTCCCACCGGTGAAGGCAGTACCATAGGCGCACCGGGGCTTAACGGCTCTGTTCGGAATGGGAAGAGGTGAACACCCGGGCTAAAGCCACCATTGCTGGCGGGGAGTGCGCGTGTTCTGTCAAACCCGGTCGCCCGGGCACGCACTCCGCAATAACTCGACGCAAGGGGACAAAAACGAAACGCGTGGCGCGCCACCGAAAATCTGCGAAGCCCTCGGGCCATTAGTACGGCTCGGCTGTTCCATTTCTGGTTTTTCACCTGCCGCCTATCCACGTGGTCGTCTCCCACGGCCCTTCCAATTGGGATATCTCATCTCCAGGTGAGTTTCGCACTTAGATGCTTTCAGCGCTTATCTCCTCCCAGCGTAGCTACCCGGCGCTGCACCTGGCGGTACAACCGGCGCACCAGCGGCTGGTCCATCCCGGTCCTCTCGTACTAAGGACAGGTCCTGTCAAATATCCAACGCCCACCACAGATAGGGACCGAACTGTCTCACGACGTTCTGAACCCAGCTCGCGTGCCACTTTAATCGGCGAACAGCCGAACCCTTGGGACCTTCTCCAGCCCCAGGACGTGACGAGCCGACATCGAGGTGCCAAACCTCCCCGTCGATATGAGCTCTTGGGGGAGATCAGCCTGTTATCCCCGGCGTACCTTTTATCCTTTGAGCGACGGCCCTTCCATGCGGAACCGCCGGATCACTATATCCGTCTTTCGACCCTGTTCGGCTTGTGGGCCTCGCAGTCAAGCCCGCTTCTGCTATTGCGCTCTGCGTCCGGTTACCAAGCGGACTGAGCGGACCTTTGAAAGCCTCCGATACTCTTTTGGAGGCGACCACCCCAGTCAAACTACCCAGCAGCCACTGTCTCCGCGCGGCGGATTAGGCATCAGGCACGGCAAGGGCGGTATTTCAACGTCGGCTCCCCGAGACCTAGCGGCCCCGGTTCAGCGCCTCCCGCCTATGCTACACATGCCGAACCCAACACCAATGGCAACCTATAGTAAAGGTGCACGGGGTCTTTCCGTCCCGTGGCGGGTACTCGGCATCTTCACCGAGACTACAATTTCACCGAGCTCACGGCTGAGACAGCGCCCAGATCGTTACACCATTCGTGCAGGTCGGAACTTACCCGACAAGGAATTTCGCTACCTTAGGACCGTTATAGTTACGGCCGCCGTTTACCGGGGCTTCGATTCAAACCTTCGCCCTTGCGGACTAAGTTCCCCTCTTAACCTTCCGGCACCGGGCAGGTGTCAGGCCATATACGTCCGCTTGCGCGTTGGCATAGCCATGTGTTTTTGTTAAACAGTCGCCTGGGCCTTTTCACTGCGGCTTCTCTGGCTTGCGCCAGAGGAAGCGACCCTTCTCCCGAAGTTACAGGTCCATTTTGCCGAGTTCCTTGGCCGTGATTCACTCGAGCGCCTCAGGATACTCTCCTTGACCACCTGTGTCGGTTTGCGGTACGGGCGATGAATCGATTAAAACGCTTAGCAGGTTTTCTTGGCAGTCGGATTAGGCACGCTATCCGCGTGGCCCGAAGGCCGTGCGGTACTATCAGGTTTCGACAAGATGGGCGTACTTAACTACCCTTCCTATATCTACGCCCTTCAACGGGCACTTCCGTCCGCCCGCGGTGCTTTCACTTCTGCGTCACTGCATCACTTCGATTCATCGGTGCTGGACTATTAACCAGCTGGCCATCGAATACGCCCCTCGGCTTTTCCTTAGGTCCCGACTAACCCAGCTCCGATTAGCGTTGAGCTGGAAACCTTGGTCTATCGGCGTGGGGGTTTCGCACCCCCATTATCGTTACTCATGCCTACATATGCGTTTCTCCACGCTCCACCGCCCCTGACGAGACGGCTTCTCCGCAAGAAGAATGCTCCCCTACCACGCAACCATCTTGCAGGTTGCATCCAAAGCTTCGGTACCAGGTTTGATGCCCGCGTATTATCGACGCCCGATCGCTCGACCAGTGAGCTGTTACGCACTCTTTAAAGGAATGGCTGCTTCCAAGCCAACCTCCTGGCTGTCAAAGCAATCGGACCTCCTTTGTTCAACTTAACCTGGATTTAGGGACCTTAGCCGTTGGTCTGGGTTCTTTCCCTCTCGGCCGGGGACCTTAGCACCCCAGGCCTCACTGCCGGCGATACGTGCTGGCATTCGGAGTTCGTCAGGATTCGGTAGGCTCTGACACCCCCTAGTCCTATCGGTAGCTCTACCTCCAGCACGCTCCGCGCCGACGCTGTACCTCAATACATTTCGGGGAGTACGAGCTATTTCTCAGTTTGATTGGCCTTTCACCCCTACCCACAACTCATCCAAATCCTTTTCAACGGAAACTGGTTCGGACCTCCAGTGCGTGTTACCGCACCTTCATCCTGGTCATGGGTAGCTCACCAAGTTTCGCGTCTACCCCCCCGACTACGCGCCCTGTTCAGACTCGCTTTCGCTGCGGCTCCGCGCCTAAAAGCGCTTAACCTTGCCGGGGAGGAGTAACTCGTAGGCTCATTATGCAAAAGGCACGCCATCAGGCCACCAAAGCCCTCTGACTGCTTGTAAGCACACGGTTTCAGGTTCTTTTCACTCCGGTATTCCCGGTTCTTTTCACCTTTCCCTCACGGTACTAGTTCACTATCGGTGTCTCAGGAGTATGTAGCCTTAGCGGATGGTGCCGCTCGCTTCAGACGGGGTTTCTCCGGCCCCGCCCTACTCAGGATCCCACTACCGTAAACCAGAATTGTCGCTTACCGGGCTCTCACCGTCTCTGGCCTGCTTTCCCACGCAGTTCAGCTAACTCGATTTAATCAGATGTTGTGGTCCTACAACCCCGCAGCGGCCGTAACCGCCGCGGTTTGGGCTCCTCCCCGTTCGCTCGCCACTACTTGGGGAATCATTGTTATTTTCTTTTCCTGCAGGTACTTAGATGTTTCAGTTCCCTGCGTTTGCCACTGCCCGGCAAGCGGGTCAGTTCACGACTCTTCCAGTCGCGGGGTTGCCCCATTCGGAAACCCCGGGATCACCGGGCATGTGCCCCTCCCCCGGGCTTATCGCAGCTTATCGCGTCCTTCGTCGCCTCTGAGACCCTAGGCATCCCCCGTGTGCTCTTGCTTACTTCGCTTTCGCAACGTGTTTCCTTAAGAAAACCCGCCGGCCTCCGAAAAGACCCGGCGCGCTGCGCTTCGTTTTTGTTACCCCTTACGTCAAAGAACGATTACCACTAAATGAATCAGTGATAGTGTGGGATGATTGCCTATTGCATTCATCTCATAAATAATAATATGCCCAATTGACATATTAAAGTGGAGAATAACGGAGTCGAACCGTTGACCCCCTGCGTGCAAAGCAGGTGCTCTAGCCAGCTGAGCTAATCCCCCATGTTTGACTCCAACAGAATCCCGCTGCAATCAGTGGGCCTGCCTGGACTCGAACCAGGGACCTCTACATTATCAGTGTAGCG
This genomic stretch from Hymenobacter sp. PAMC 26628 harbors:
- a CDS encoding glycosyltransferase; this translates as MRVVIIGPAYPLRGGLATYNERLARAFRAAGDEVRIVTFSLQYPNFLFPGQTQFSTEPGPPDLDIEVSLNSVNPLSWWAVGRRLRRERPDLVVFRFWLPFMGPSLGTVARLARGNRRTRVVAITDNVIPHEKRPGDGPLTRYFLSACDGFVTMSRAVLADLQRLGFGRKPALYRPHPLYDNFGAPKPKAAALAALGLPADVGYLLFFGFIRAYKGLDILLEAWADPRLEALPVKLIIAGEFYEDAVPYEALVNKYQLESRMVRATDFIPNEQVANYFCAADMVVQPYKHATQSGVSQVAYHFGRPMLVTDVGGLAELIPDGVVGYVVPPTPGALADALVDFYANKREEAFAAGVRQEARKFSWDVMVGALKEVAGL
- a CDS encoding glycosyltransferase family 2 protein; the encoded protein is MNKPLASFPVELSIVIPLLNEAESLPELTRWIARVLTAQGLSYEVLLIDDGSTDDSWAVIEELAARDAALRGIRFNRNYGKSAALNVGFQAVRGRVVCTMDADLQDSPEELPELYRMITEDKFDLVSGWKQKRYDPLSKTIPTKLFNGATRWISGIPLHDFNCGLKAYDQRVVKSIEVYGEMHRYIPVIAKWNGFRKIGEKVVQHQERKYGVTKFGLERFVYGFLDLASITFVSRFRRRPMHFFGTLGALSFFLGMVMTLWLTGEKVYLSLHNLRARNVTDQPLFFLSLTAVIIGVMLFLSGFLAEMVQLNGSHRNDYLVRDTIK
- a CDS encoding DUF4199 domain-containing protein → METSTTVPVTTTATGLRYGLLTGLVSIIFTFILLATGKEGNGGLASIAFVIIIAGIVFAHRAFKAANEGYMSYGQGLGIGVLVGGISGALSAVFNYAYRTFIDPDMTARVMDQMRAKFEEAGTMSSAQIEQAIGMSMKFSTGPIGLAIGIVSGFLLGLVFSLVIAAITKNAKPEFE
- a CDS encoding DUF4199 domain-containing protein encodes the protein MTDTLTGPAALATDAWKPVRRLALRFGGGVGLVCGLWIVGLHLTGNNAFGPKQLLAELLVPFAVLASQWALRRQLRPAKSGLGRALGVGGLTTVVAAGLCAGSVWGLGQVAGEPALARHRAEIAEIMQTQLPNATKKSGPLQLTPKQRAVIAGITVNDLALANFQTVLLLGLVFSLPGGIFFRE
- a CDS encoding BatA domain-containing protein, whose protein sequence is MRLEYSRFLLGLGSVAIPILIHLLHLRRPQRVLFTNIGFIREVDLTTTRQRKIQHLLLLLNRISFLVFLVVAFCQPFIPAEKHEIGGATGAIDVIVDASPSMRRTAKGEDALFNTAIKQADGLSKVYPTSQFRLMNSGITAVSQALYKAKLLVLQPNSKPALVEEKIKSLEISGENNDPLYLFSDFQQSSFKPDFFKGFGSTRPVVLVPEVGARTGNVFVDSVWFEEAFLRERTNLGLHIRLKNGGSEAVADCPVKVFLGPQQVAAFRVTVNSGQMVVSVVQVQLPNQSLVRGRVIVEDAPVVFDNAYYFTVQAAKNIRVLEVGAVPATQSVYRNEPLFDYAFTRPESINYDALRKANLVLIQAIPTIGSKLRDALHALVVGGGSVVIVPAGPATSHPSYQQLFRDLGLGAVKWELPGTPPELREVAVPSAQEPFFRDVLGAPTRAVAMPRAAPVLRWARTGADILRLRDGESYLSEFGSGTGKVYVFSAPLTTAYSDFAGHVLFVPVLYKLAMRSFRDEQQPAYRLTQATISLTVPTVAGPGQGADQTQFRLVRDSATWLPVQRMQGNALRLEVPASLEDPGFYQVQRAGQSVATVAFNLSPKESELASYSAEQLRAMVGPSQRNIRVLDGGADEAVVAQLQAERSGQPLWRYFLALALACLLAEALLIRFGKPKVGAPRAAVAA